In Methyloterricola oryzae, a single genomic region encodes these proteins:
- a CDS encoding DUF2341 domain-containing protein, whose protein sequence is MNSKTAVVLLSLALFLPEAALAWWNDDWPSRKQITVDAAATGGDVQETLTDFPMLMRLHTGNFGFFADLGENGKDLRFMADDKTPLKHHVEKLDALNEMALVWVKVPKVRGGMATDSLWMYYGNANTADGSDPKASYDVNQSLVFHFAEGTALPEDATAYANNAVESRAVIDPAGWIGAAARFDGSTHMDVKASPSLAVVPETGWTFSAWVKIDGQQQPSLLMLAQDSPNMIDLSLNGTALTARYQGPNSLAVQTTPAVNLTLGKWQHVALVVTKDRMELFLDGMPVANAAIALVPMNPALFIGGADTRPGFAGFLDEVQVAKVARSADWIKLQYRSQSPDFTVLNLGQDESKGSEGGPNYFVIILQSLTVDGWVVIALCGVMFIISSLVMVTKGLSISRSRKDNRAFLDQYRSMDAKADPAALDQEETEEEKELEESAFLTALVGKHDHFQSSPIYHVYHAGVQELKKRFAEGVADKPLTAEAINVIRARLDAAVVREGQKLNQNMVLLTIAISGGPFLGLLGTVLGVMITFAVIAATGDVNINSIAPGISGALLATVAGLAVAIPALFGYNYLLTQIKDLTADMHVFTDEFLAMVSERAADLQREG, encoded by the coding sequence CCTGGTGGAACGACGACTGGCCTTCCAGAAAACAGATTACCGTGGACGCGGCGGCCACCGGCGGCGACGTTCAGGAGACGCTGACCGACTTTCCCATGCTGATGCGCCTGCATACCGGGAACTTCGGGTTTTTCGCCGACCTCGGGGAGAACGGTAAGGATCTGCGCTTCATGGCGGATGACAAGACGCCCTTGAAGCACCATGTGGAGAAACTCGACGCCCTGAACGAGATGGCTCTGGTGTGGGTGAAGGTTCCCAAGGTGCGCGGCGGCATGGCGACCGATTCCCTGTGGATGTACTACGGCAACGCCAATACGGCGGATGGTTCGGACCCGAAGGCCAGCTATGACGTGAACCAGTCCCTGGTGTTCCACTTTGCCGAGGGAACGGCGTTGCCCGAGGACGCCACGGCCTATGCGAACAATGCCGTGGAATCGCGGGCGGTGATCGATCCGGCCGGTTGGATCGGCGCGGCCGCGCGCTTCGATGGAAGCACGCACATGGATGTCAAGGCATCGCCCTCCCTGGCCGTCGTGCCGGAAACTGGCTGGACCTTCAGCGCCTGGGTGAAGATCGATGGTCAACAGCAGCCGAGCCTGCTGATGCTGGCCCAGGACAGTCCGAACATGATCGACCTGAGCCTCAACGGCACCGCGCTGACAGCCCGCTACCAGGGCCCCAACAGCCTGGCGGTGCAGACCACGCCTGCGGTCAATCTGACCCTTGGCAAGTGGCAGCATGTGGCGCTGGTGGTCACAAAGGACAGGATGGAACTGTTCCTTGACGGAATGCCAGTGGCCAACGCAGCCATTGCCCTGGTCCCCATGAATCCTGCCCTGTTCATCGGCGGCGCCGACACGCGGCCCGGATTTGCGGGCTTCCTGGACGAGGTGCAGGTGGCCAAAGTCGCGCGTAGCGCCGACTGGATCAAGCTGCAATACCGCAGCCAGAGCCCGGATTTCACCGTGCTCAATCTGGGCCAGGACGAAAGCAAGGGTTCCGAGGGCGGACCCAATTATTTCGTCATCATCCTGCAGAGCCTCACCGTGGACGGCTGGGTGGTGATCGCCCTGTGCGGGGTCATGTTCATCATCAGCTCCCTGGTCATGGTCACCAAGGGCCTGTCTATCTCTCGTTCGCGCAAGGACAACCGCGCTTTTCTCGACCAGTATCGCAGCATGGACGCCAAGGCCGACCCGGCGGCCCTGGATCAGGAGGAGACCGAGGAGGAGAAGGAGCTAGAGGAGTCCGCGTTTCTCACCGCCCTGGTGGGCAAGCACGACCACTTCCAGTCGTCGCCCATCTACCACGTCTACCATGCCGGTGTGCAGGAGCTGAAAAAGCGCTTCGCCGAAGGCGTGGCGGACAAGCCCCTTACCGCCGAAGCCATCAACGTGATCCGCGCGCGCCTGGATGCGGCGGTGGTGCGGGAAGGGCAGAAGCTGAACCAGAACATGGTGCTGCTCACCATCGCCATCTCCGGCGGGCCGTTCCTGGGCCTGCTCGGCACCGTGCTGGGGGTGATGATCACCTTCGCCGTGATCGCCGCCACCGGCGACGTCAACATCAACTCCATCGCCCCCGGCATCTCCGGTGCCCTGCTCGCCACCGTCGCCGGCCTGGCCGTCGCCATCCCCGCCCTGTTTGGCTACAACTACCTGCTCACCCAGATCAAGGACCTGACGGCGGACATGCACGTGTTCACCGACGAGTTCCTGGCCATGGTCTCCGAGCGCGCCGCAGACCTGCAGCGCGAGGGCTAA
- a CDS encoding ExbD/TolR family protein, with the protein MKIGEEGKVYDDINITPMLDVAYVLLLIFIIMTTATVQGITVNLPKASSTLA; encoded by the coding sequence ATGAAAATCGGCGAGGAAGGCAAGGTCTACGACGACATCAACATCACGCCCATGCTGGACGTGGCGTATGTGCTGCTGCTGATCTTCATCATCATGACCACGGCGACGGTGCAGGGCATCACCGTCAACCTGCCCAAGGCCAGCAGCACGCTGGCCC